The proteins below are encoded in one region of Aspergillus nidulans FGSC A4 chromosome III:
- a CDS encoding uncharacterized protein (transcript_id=CADANIAT00006104), whose product MKLSLAVALPLALVAVAAPTPLKLKRDDGDSPSADVASKIAYGSLKSAAQMMDLYSVEEDDKDEAKARGNANTNVPDYGNNMPINMTPNTVATFPGADGKPASGAETKGNQHSAPTGAEKEHAAASPSVSAAATPSSAGPSFTAGKPSAGEGEHVENKQEQGSTPAASPSPSASAPAAPKKQSMLENLPLVGGLGGIVGGLVGFGPLPVLTCLWACLFTCWLRSMGLSVLVRWPVS is encoded by the exons ATGAAGCTCTCCCTCGCCGTCGCCCTacccctcgccctcgtcgccgtcgcggCTCCAACACCCCTCAAGCTCAAGCGCGATGATGGCGACTCTCCCTCTGCAGACGTGGCATCCAAGATCGCGTACGGTTCACTCAAG TCCGCCGCCCAGATGATGGACTTGTACAgtgtcgaagaagatgacaAGGATGAAGCCAAGGCTAGAGGAAACGCTAACACCAACGTCCCGGATTATGGCAACAATATGCCCATTAACATGACCCCCAACACGGTCGCGACGTTCCCCGGTGCCGACGGAAAGCCTGCGTCCGGTGCTGAGACGAAGGGCAATCAGCATTCGGCACCAACCGGGGCTGAAAAGGAACATGCCGCTGCGTCCCCTTCGGTCTCTGCTGCGGCAACACCTTCGTCCGCGGGCCCATCATTTACTGCCGGAAAACCCAGTGCCGGAGAGGGCGAGCATGTGGAAAACAAGCAGGAGCAGGGCTCTACGCCTGCTGCGTCACCGTCTCCCTCAGCCAGTGCACCCGCGGCACCCAAGAAGCAGAGCATGCTCGAAAATCTGCCGCTTGTTGGCGGTTTAGGCGGTATAGTGGGTGGTCTTG TTGGATTCGGACCTCTTCCCGTTCTTACCTGTCTTTGGGCCTGTTTGTTTACCTGCTGGCTTAGGTCGATGGGATTGTCCGTACTGGTACGCTGGCCGGTTAGCTAG
- a CDS encoding putative sterol carrier protein (transcript_id=CADANIAT00006105), giving the protein MGKKAASPAYVLGVGMTKFIKPRGKVDYNELGFEAGVKALLDAHINYDDVEQGVACYVYGDSTCGQRVFYQFGLTQIPIYNVNNNCSTGSTGLAMARTLVSHGAADCVMVVGFEKMSPGSLQSVYNDRANPTGLFGMMMAETRGVTNAPGAAQMFGNAGREYMEKYGAKAEHFAEIARINHEHSKRNPYSQFQDEYTLEQVMKAPMIHEPLTKLQCCPTSDGAAAAIIVSQAFLDARPHLKDQAILIAGQQLATDNTTLYNRSSIDLMGFGMSRAACRAAVAEAGVNIKNIKVCELHDCFSANEMITIDALELSEPGKAHEMVAKGDITYGGKMVINPSGGLISKGHPLGATGLAQCTELVWHLRGWANNRLVEGTDAALQHNLGLGGAVVVTVYKRADGKVAKPVSSADVAKINGLGYNPAVEAKGFTAEQAKKVLSKTASDAWALADTQEKVIARF; this is encoded by the exons ATGGGCAAAAAAGCAGCTTCTCCCGCCTACGTCCTCGGCGTGGGCATGACCAAGTTCATCAAGCCTCGAGGCAAGGTCGACTACAACGAGCTTGGTTTCGAGGCCGGTGTCAAGGCTCTGTTGGACGCTCACATCAACTACGACGATGTCGAGCAGGGCGTTGCCTGCTACGTCTACGGTGACAGCACCTGCGGGCAGCGTGTCTTCTACCAGTTTGGCCTCACCCAGATCCCGATCTACAATGTAAACAACAACTGCTCGACTGGGTCGACAGGTCTCGCTATGGCCCGCACCCTCGTGTCTCACGGCGCCGCCGACTGTGTTATGGTCGTTGGTTTCGAAAAAATGAGCCCGGGATCGCTGCAGTCGGTATACAACGACCGGGCCAACCCCACTGGTCTTTTCGGTATGATGATGGCCGAGACTCGCGGTGTAACCAACGCACCTGGTGCTGCGCAGATGTTCGGTAACGCTGGTCGTGAATACATGGAGAA GTACGGCGCCAAAGCCGAGCACTTTGCGGAGATTGCCCGCATCAACCACGAGCACTCGAAGCGCAACCCATACTCCCAGTTCCAGGACGAATACACGCTTGAGCAGGTTATGAAGGCTCCGATGATCCATGAGCCTCTTACCAAGCTGCAGTGCTGCCCCACCTCTGAcggagccgctgccgccatcatcgtctcgCAGGCTTTCCTGGATGCCCGCCCTCACCTCAAGGACCAGGCTATCCTGATTGCCGGTCAGCAGCTCGCCACTGACAACACCACGTTGTACAACAGAAGCTCGATCGACCTTATGGGATTCGGCATGTCCCGCGCCGCCTGCCGTGCTGCCGTCGCCGAGGCCGGTGTcaacatcaagaacatcaagGTGTGCGAGCTGCATGACTGTTTCTCTGCCAACGAGATGATCACAATCGACGCGCTCGAGCTCTCGGAACCAGGGAAGGCTCACGAGATGGTCGCCAAGGGTGACATCACATACGGCGGCAAGATGGTTATCAACCCATCCGGCGGTCTCATCTCCAAAGGCCACCCGCTCGGCGCCACCGGTCTGGCACAGTGTACAGAACTGGTCTGGCACTTGCGTGGCTGGGCCAACAACCGCTTGGTCGAGGGAACCGACGCCGCCCTGCAGCACAATCTGGGACTGGGCGGTGCCGTCGTTGTCACGGTGTACAAGCGTGCTGATGGTAAGGTCGCCAAGCCGGTATCTTCGGCGGATGTCGCGAAGATCAATGGTCTCGGTTACAACCCTGCGGTCGAGGCCAAGGGCTTCACAGCTGAGCAGGCCAAGAAGGTCCTCAGCAAGACGGCGTCGGACGCGTGGGCGTTGGCGGATACTCAGGAGAAGGTCATTGCTCGTTTTTAG